The following are from one region of the Cinclus cinclus chromosome 7, bCinCin1.1, whole genome shotgun sequence genome:
- the ATP5MK gene encoding ATP synthase membrane subunit K, mitochondrial — protein MAGHDSGSQHQFTGFQKYFNSYTMIGRRNYVIATYTGVALLILYFKFRPKKQTPAVTDK, from the exons ATGGCTGGCCATGACTCAGGATCTCAACACCAATTCACTGGATTTCAGAAGTACTTCAATTCCTATACCATGATAGGCAGGAGGAAT tatGTAATAGCAACATACACAGGTGTTGCACTCCTTATCTTGTATTTCAAGTTTAGGCCTAAGAAGCAAACGCCTGCTGTGACAGATAAGTAA
- the TAF5 gene encoding transcription initiation factor TFIID subunit 5 isoform X1, which yields MAALHEEPAEVAAVQPDPDAGTPPPPPAVPPAAAPAAGPAATAEGEVAGGGGDAAPAKPAAPGPAASPAALDRQTLVAVLQFLRRSNLRESEEILRREARLLGDDLGAVALSPASAGLLGGSGSDADSGEALLGRATSAAAVAIGGNVATVATSSPGVAAVAAVPPGKVGGAVVVEDQPDVSAVLSAYNQQGDPTLYEEYYSGLKHFIECSLDCHRAELSQLFYPLFVHMYLELVYNQHESEAKSFFERFHGDQECYYQDDLRVLSSLTKKEHMKGNETMLDFRTSKFVLRISRDSYQLLKRHLQEKQNNQIWNIVQEHLYIDIFDGMPRSKQQIDAMVGSLAGEAKREANKAKVFFGLLKEPEFDVPLDDEDEEGENEEGKPKKKKPKKDNVGSKSKKQDPNAPPQNRIPLPELKDSDKLDKVMNMKEAARRVRLGPECLPSICFYTFLNAYQGLTAVDITDDSSMIVGGFADSTVRVWSVTPKKLRSVKTAADLSLIDKESDDVLERIMDEKTASELKILYGHSGPVYGTSFSPDRNYLLSCSEDGTVRLWSLQTFTCLVGYKGHNYPVWDTQFSPYGYYFVSGGHDRVARLWATDHYQPLRIFAGHLADVTCTRFHPNSNYIATGSADRTIRLWDVLNGNCVRIFTGHKGPIHSLAFSPNGRFLATGATDGRVLLWDIGHGLMVGELKGHTDTIYALRFSRDGEILASGSMDNTVRLWDAVKAFEDLETDDFTTATGHINLPENSQDLLLGTYMTKSTPVVHLHFTRRNLLLAAGAYSSQ from the exons ATGGCGGCGCTGCATGAGGAGCCGGCAGAGGTGGCTGCGGTGCAGCCGGACCCCGACGCGGGGacgccaccgccgccgcccgcggtgcctcccgccgccgctcccgccgctggCCCGGCCGCCACGGCGGAGGGAGAGGTGGCGGGAGGCGGTGGGGATGCGGCACCTGCGAAGCCCGCGGCTCCTGGCCCGGCCGCCTCCCCGGCGGCGTTGGACCGGCAGACGCTTGTGGCTGTTCTGCAATTCCTGCGGCGCAGCAACCTCCGCGAGTCCGAGGAGATCCTACGTCGCGAAGCCCGCCTGCTCGGAGACGATCTGGGTGCCGTCGCCCTCAGCCCCGCCAGCGCCGGGCTCCTGGGGGGCTCCGGCAGCGACGCGGACTCCGGCGAGGCGCTGCTCGGCCGGGCCACCAGCGCTGCCGCCGTCGCCATAGGAGGCAACGTCGCCACTGTCGCGACTTCCAGCCCCGGGGTGGCTGCAGTTGCCGCTGTGCCGCCGGGGAAAG TCGGAGGCGCGGTGGTTGTGGAGGATCAGCCGGACGTGAGCGCGGTGTTGTCAGCCTACAACCAGCAAGGGGACCCGACGCTGTACGAGGAGTACTATAGTGGATTGAAACACTTCATCGAGTGCTCCCTGGACTGTCATCGGGCAGAATTGTCTCAGCTCTTTTATCCTCTCTTTGTGCACATGTACTTGGAATTGGTCTACAATCAACATGAGAGTGAAGCAAAGTCTTTTTTTGAAag ATTTCATGGGGATCAGGAGTGCTATTACCAGGATGACCTGCGTGTATTGTCTAGCTTAACCAAAAAAGAACATATGAAAGGTAACGAGACCATGCTGGATTTCCGAACAAGCAAGTTTGTGCTGCGCATTTCCCGTGACTCTTACCAACTCCTGAAGAGGCATcttcaggaaaagcagaacaatCAAATCTGGAACATTGTTCAGGAGCATCTTTACATTGATATTTTTGATGGAATGCCTCGCAGTAAACAACAGATAGATGCTATGGTTGGAAGCTTGGCTGGGGAGGCAAAACGAGAGGCTAATAAAGCAAAG gttttctttggtttattGAAAGAACCAGAGTTTGATGTGCCTTTggatgatgaagatgaagaaggagaaaatgaggaaggaaagccaaagaagaaaaaacctaaaaaagaTAATGTAGGgtcaaaaagtaaaaaacaggACCCTAATGCTCCTCCCCAAAACAG AATTCCTCTGCCAGAACTGAAAGACTCTGACAAGCTGGATAAAGTAATGAATATGAAGGAAGCTGCGAGGCGAGTGCGTCTTGGACCAGAGTGCCTGCCCTCCATCTGTTTCTACACATTCCTTAATGCTTACCAG GGTCTGACTGCAGTGGATATTACAGATGACTCCAGCATGATTGTAGGAGGTTTTGCTGACTCTACTGTCAGAGTGTGGTCTGTGACTCCAAAAAAGCTACGTAGTGTGAAAACAGCTGCAG ACCTCAGTCTCATTGACAAAGAATCAGATGATGTCTTGGAGAGGATCATGGATGAGAAAACAGCAAGTGAGTTGAAGATTTTATATGGTCACAGTGGACCTGTCTATGGCACCAGCTTCAGTCCTGATAG GAACTATCTGTTGTCCTGTTCTGAGGATGGCACCGTGAGACTGTGGAGTCTCCAAACATTCACGTGTTTGGTGGGATATAAAGGACACAATTATCCAGTTTGGGATACACAGTTCTCTCCTTATGGTTATTACTTTGTGTCTGGGGGGCACGACAGAGTGGCTCG tctgTGGGCAACAGATCACTACCAGCCATTACGGATCTTTGCTGGCCATCTTGCAGATGTGACGTGTACCCGATTTCATCCAAACTCCAACTATATTGCTACAGGCTCAGCAGACAGGACTATAAGGCTCTGGGATGTTTTGAATGGGAATTGTGTAAGAATATTCACTGGACATAAG GGACCAATTCATTCATTGGCATTTTCTCCTAATGGACGATTCCTGGCTACTGGAGCAACAGATGGAAGAGTTCTGCTGTGGGATATTGGACACGGTTTGATGGTTGGCGAGTTGAAAGGGCACACTGACACTATCTACGCGCTCAGATTCAGTAGGGATGGGGAGATTTTAGCATCAG gttcaATGGATAACACAGTTCGTCTGTGGGATGCTGTAAAGGCATTTGAAGATTTAGAAACTGATGACTTTACTACAGCCACTGGACACATAAACTTGCCTGAAAACTCACAGGACTTGCTACTGGGCACATACATGACCAAATCAACCCCGGTTGTTCATCTCCATTTCACACGCAGGaacctgctgctggctgcaggagcctACAGCTCACAGTAG
- the TAF5 gene encoding transcription initiation factor TFIID subunit 5 isoform X3: MAALHEEPAEVAAVQPDPDAGTPPPPPAVPPAAAPAAGPAATAEGEVAGGGGDAAPAKPAAPGPAASPAALDRQTLVAVLQFLRRSNLRESEEILRREARLLGDDLGAVALSPASAGLLGGSGSDADSGEALLGRATSAAAVAIGGNVATVATSSPGVAAVAAVPPGKGAVVVEDQPDVSAVLSAYNQQGDPTLYEEYYSGLKHFIECSLDCHRAELSQLFYPLFVHMYLELVYNQHESEAKSFFERFHGDQECYYQDDLRVLSSLTKKEHMKGNETMLDFRTSKFVLRISRDSYQLLKRHLQEKQNNQIWNIVQEHLYIDIFDGMPRSKQQIDAMVGSLAGEAKREANKAKVFFGLLKEPEFDVPLDDEDEEGENEEGKPKKKKPKKDNVGSKSKKQDPNAPPQNRIPLPELKDSDKLDKVMNMKEAARRVRLGPECLPSICFYTFLNAYQGLTAVDITDDSSMIVGGFADSTVRVWSVTPKKLRSVKTAADLSLIDKESDDVLERIMDEKTASELKILYGHSGPVYGTSFSPDSLWATDHYQPLRIFAGHLADVTCTRFHPNSNYIATGSADRTIRLWDVLNGNCVRIFTGHKGPIHSLAFSPNGRFLATGATDGRVLLWDIGHGLMVGELKGHTDTIYALRFSRDGEILASGSMDNTVRLWDAVKAFEDLETDDFTTATGHINLPENSQDLLLGTYMTKSTPVVHLHFTRRNLLLAAGAYSSQ; this comes from the exons ATGGCGGCGCTGCATGAGGAGCCGGCAGAGGTGGCTGCGGTGCAGCCGGACCCCGACGCGGGGacgccaccgccgccgcccgcggtgcctcccgccgccgctcccgccgctggCCCGGCCGCCACGGCGGAGGGAGAGGTGGCGGGAGGCGGTGGGGATGCGGCACCTGCGAAGCCCGCGGCTCCTGGCCCGGCCGCCTCCCCGGCGGCGTTGGACCGGCAGACGCTTGTGGCTGTTCTGCAATTCCTGCGGCGCAGCAACCTCCGCGAGTCCGAGGAGATCCTACGTCGCGAAGCCCGCCTGCTCGGAGACGATCTGGGTGCCGTCGCCCTCAGCCCCGCCAGCGCCGGGCTCCTGGGGGGCTCCGGCAGCGACGCGGACTCCGGCGAGGCGCTGCTCGGCCGGGCCACCAGCGCTGCCGCCGTCGCCATAGGAGGCAACGTCGCCACTGTCGCGACTTCCAGCCCCGGGGTGGCTGCAGTTGCCGCTGTGCCGCCGGGGAAAG GCGCGGTGGTTGTGGAGGATCAGCCGGACGTGAGCGCGGTGTTGTCAGCCTACAACCAGCAAGGGGACCCGACGCTGTACGAGGAGTACTATAGTGGATTGAAACACTTCATCGAGTGCTCCCTGGACTGTCATCGGGCAGAATTGTCTCAGCTCTTTTATCCTCTCTTTGTGCACATGTACTTGGAATTGGTCTACAATCAACATGAGAGTGAAGCAAAGTCTTTTTTTGAAag ATTTCATGGGGATCAGGAGTGCTATTACCAGGATGACCTGCGTGTATTGTCTAGCTTAACCAAAAAAGAACATATGAAAGGTAACGAGACCATGCTGGATTTCCGAACAAGCAAGTTTGTGCTGCGCATTTCCCGTGACTCTTACCAACTCCTGAAGAGGCATcttcaggaaaagcagaacaatCAAATCTGGAACATTGTTCAGGAGCATCTTTACATTGATATTTTTGATGGAATGCCTCGCAGTAAACAACAGATAGATGCTATGGTTGGAAGCTTGGCTGGGGAGGCAAAACGAGAGGCTAATAAAGCAAAG gttttctttggtttattGAAAGAACCAGAGTTTGATGTGCCTTTggatgatgaagatgaagaaggagaaaatgaggaaggaaagccaaagaagaaaaaacctaaaaaagaTAATGTAGGgtcaaaaagtaaaaaacaggACCCTAATGCTCCTCCCCAAAACAG AATTCCTCTGCCAGAACTGAAAGACTCTGACAAGCTGGATAAAGTAATGAATATGAAGGAAGCTGCGAGGCGAGTGCGTCTTGGACCAGAGTGCCTGCCCTCCATCTGTTTCTACACATTCCTTAATGCTTACCAG GGTCTGACTGCAGTGGATATTACAGATGACTCCAGCATGATTGTAGGAGGTTTTGCTGACTCTACTGTCAGAGTGTGGTCTGTGACTCCAAAAAAGCTACGTAGTGTGAAAACAGCTGCAG ACCTCAGTCTCATTGACAAAGAATCAGATGATGTCTTGGAGAGGATCATGGATGAGAAAACAGCAAGTGAGTTGAAGATTTTATATGGTCACAGTGGACCTGTCTATGGCACCAGCTTCAGTCCTGATAG tctgTGGGCAACAGATCACTACCAGCCATTACGGATCTTTGCTGGCCATCTTGCAGATGTGACGTGTACCCGATTTCATCCAAACTCCAACTATATTGCTACAGGCTCAGCAGACAGGACTATAAGGCTCTGGGATGTTTTGAATGGGAATTGTGTAAGAATATTCACTGGACATAAG GGACCAATTCATTCATTGGCATTTTCTCCTAATGGACGATTCCTGGCTACTGGAGCAACAGATGGAAGAGTTCTGCTGTGGGATATTGGACACGGTTTGATGGTTGGCGAGTTGAAAGGGCACACTGACACTATCTACGCGCTCAGATTCAGTAGGGATGGGGAGATTTTAGCATCAG gttcaATGGATAACACAGTTCGTCTGTGGGATGCTGTAAAGGCATTTGAAGATTTAGAAACTGATGACTTTACTACAGCCACTGGACACATAAACTTGCCTGAAAACTCACAGGACTTGCTACTGGGCACATACATGACCAAATCAACCCCGGTTGTTCATCTCCATTTCACACGCAGGaacctgctgctggctgcaggagcctACAGCTCACAGTAG
- the TAF5 gene encoding transcription initiation factor TFIID subunit 5 isoform X2 produces MAALHEEPAEVAAVQPDPDAGTPPPPPAVPPAAAPAAGPAATAEGEVAGGGGDAAPAKPAAPGPAASPAALDRQTLVAVLQFLRRSNLRESEEILRREARLLGDDLGAVALSPASAGLLGGSGSDADSGEALLGRATSAAAVAIGGNVATVATSSPGVAAVAAVPPGKGAVVVEDQPDVSAVLSAYNQQGDPTLYEEYYSGLKHFIECSLDCHRAELSQLFYPLFVHMYLELVYNQHESEAKSFFERFHGDQECYYQDDLRVLSSLTKKEHMKGNETMLDFRTSKFVLRISRDSYQLLKRHLQEKQNNQIWNIVQEHLYIDIFDGMPRSKQQIDAMVGSLAGEAKREANKAKVFFGLLKEPEFDVPLDDEDEEGENEEGKPKKKKPKKDNVGSKSKKQDPNAPPQNRIPLPELKDSDKLDKVMNMKEAARRVRLGPECLPSICFYTFLNAYQGLTAVDITDDSSMIVGGFADSTVRVWSVTPKKLRSVKTAADLSLIDKESDDVLERIMDEKTASELKILYGHSGPVYGTSFSPDRNYLLSCSEDGTVRLWSLQTFTCLVGYKGHNYPVWDTQFSPYGYYFVSGGHDRVARLWATDHYQPLRIFAGHLADVTCTRFHPNSNYIATGSADRTIRLWDVLNGNCVRIFTGHKGPIHSLAFSPNGRFLATGATDGRVLLWDIGHGLMVGELKGHTDTIYALRFSRDGEILASGSMDNTVRLWDAVKAFEDLETDDFTTATGHINLPENSQDLLLGTYMTKSTPVVHLHFTRRNLLLAAGAYSSQ; encoded by the exons ATGGCGGCGCTGCATGAGGAGCCGGCAGAGGTGGCTGCGGTGCAGCCGGACCCCGACGCGGGGacgccaccgccgccgcccgcggtgcctcccgccgccgctcccgccgctggCCCGGCCGCCACGGCGGAGGGAGAGGTGGCGGGAGGCGGTGGGGATGCGGCACCTGCGAAGCCCGCGGCTCCTGGCCCGGCCGCCTCCCCGGCGGCGTTGGACCGGCAGACGCTTGTGGCTGTTCTGCAATTCCTGCGGCGCAGCAACCTCCGCGAGTCCGAGGAGATCCTACGTCGCGAAGCCCGCCTGCTCGGAGACGATCTGGGTGCCGTCGCCCTCAGCCCCGCCAGCGCCGGGCTCCTGGGGGGCTCCGGCAGCGACGCGGACTCCGGCGAGGCGCTGCTCGGCCGGGCCACCAGCGCTGCCGCCGTCGCCATAGGAGGCAACGTCGCCACTGTCGCGACTTCCAGCCCCGGGGTGGCTGCAGTTGCCGCTGTGCCGCCGGGGAAAG GCGCGGTGGTTGTGGAGGATCAGCCGGACGTGAGCGCGGTGTTGTCAGCCTACAACCAGCAAGGGGACCCGACGCTGTACGAGGAGTACTATAGTGGATTGAAACACTTCATCGAGTGCTCCCTGGACTGTCATCGGGCAGAATTGTCTCAGCTCTTTTATCCTCTCTTTGTGCACATGTACTTGGAATTGGTCTACAATCAACATGAGAGTGAAGCAAAGTCTTTTTTTGAAag ATTTCATGGGGATCAGGAGTGCTATTACCAGGATGACCTGCGTGTATTGTCTAGCTTAACCAAAAAAGAACATATGAAAGGTAACGAGACCATGCTGGATTTCCGAACAAGCAAGTTTGTGCTGCGCATTTCCCGTGACTCTTACCAACTCCTGAAGAGGCATcttcaggaaaagcagaacaatCAAATCTGGAACATTGTTCAGGAGCATCTTTACATTGATATTTTTGATGGAATGCCTCGCAGTAAACAACAGATAGATGCTATGGTTGGAAGCTTGGCTGGGGAGGCAAAACGAGAGGCTAATAAAGCAAAG gttttctttggtttattGAAAGAACCAGAGTTTGATGTGCCTTTggatgatgaagatgaagaaggagaaaatgaggaaggaaagccaaagaagaaaaaacctaaaaaagaTAATGTAGGgtcaaaaagtaaaaaacaggACCCTAATGCTCCTCCCCAAAACAG AATTCCTCTGCCAGAACTGAAAGACTCTGACAAGCTGGATAAAGTAATGAATATGAAGGAAGCTGCGAGGCGAGTGCGTCTTGGACCAGAGTGCCTGCCCTCCATCTGTTTCTACACATTCCTTAATGCTTACCAG GGTCTGACTGCAGTGGATATTACAGATGACTCCAGCATGATTGTAGGAGGTTTTGCTGACTCTACTGTCAGAGTGTGGTCTGTGACTCCAAAAAAGCTACGTAGTGTGAAAACAGCTGCAG ACCTCAGTCTCATTGACAAAGAATCAGATGATGTCTTGGAGAGGATCATGGATGAGAAAACAGCAAGTGAGTTGAAGATTTTATATGGTCACAGTGGACCTGTCTATGGCACCAGCTTCAGTCCTGATAG GAACTATCTGTTGTCCTGTTCTGAGGATGGCACCGTGAGACTGTGGAGTCTCCAAACATTCACGTGTTTGGTGGGATATAAAGGACACAATTATCCAGTTTGGGATACACAGTTCTCTCCTTATGGTTATTACTTTGTGTCTGGGGGGCACGACAGAGTGGCTCG tctgTGGGCAACAGATCACTACCAGCCATTACGGATCTTTGCTGGCCATCTTGCAGATGTGACGTGTACCCGATTTCATCCAAACTCCAACTATATTGCTACAGGCTCAGCAGACAGGACTATAAGGCTCTGGGATGTTTTGAATGGGAATTGTGTAAGAATATTCACTGGACATAAG GGACCAATTCATTCATTGGCATTTTCTCCTAATGGACGATTCCTGGCTACTGGAGCAACAGATGGAAGAGTTCTGCTGTGGGATATTGGACACGGTTTGATGGTTGGCGAGTTGAAAGGGCACACTGACACTATCTACGCGCTCAGATTCAGTAGGGATGGGGAGATTTTAGCATCAG gttcaATGGATAACACAGTTCGTCTGTGGGATGCTGTAAAGGCATTTGAAGATTTAGAAACTGATGACTTTACTACAGCCACTGGACACATAAACTTGCCTGAAAACTCACAGGACTTGCTACTGGGCACATACATGACCAAATCAACCCCGGTTGTTCATCTCCATTTCACACGCAGGaacctgctgctggctgcaggagcctACAGCTCACAGTAG
- the PCGF6 gene encoding polycomb group RING finger protein 6 — translation MRPGPWSDPCQPRSVDMERDAGSGVPAVSGGDGTGRGQGLGPADEDRDMEGAPSCSGSRSLPFEFERGRSESSGDEDDDDEDDEEEEVEEEEEEMEGDTRARFGTDDGDLDSDEDRERMINLTELTPYILCSICKGYFIDATTITECLHTFCKSCIVRHFYYSNRCPKCNIVVHQTQPLYNIRLDRQLQDIVYKLVVNLEEREKKQMHDFYKERGLEVPKPAVPQPVPPSRGRPRKVLGSVFRIPPELDISILLEFIGANEGTGNFKPLEKKFVRVSGEATIGHVEKFLRRKMDLDPACQVDIICGDHLLEHYQTLREIRQVIGESAVQDGLLVLHYGLVVSPLT, via the exons ATGCGCCCCGGTCCGTGGAGCGACCCGTGCCAGCCCCGGTCTGTGGACATGGAGAGAGACGCCGGATCAGGGGTCCCGGCGGTGTCGGGCGGGGATGGAACGGGCCGGGGCCAGGGCCTGGGCCCGGCCGATGAGGACCGGGACATGGAGGGGGCCCCCAGCTGCTCGGGGTCGCGTTCCCTCCCCTTCGAGTTTGAGCGGGGTCGCTCGGAGTCCAGCGGCGATGAGGACGACGACGACGAAGAcgatgaggaagaggaggtggaggaggaggaggaggagatggagggcGATACCAGGGCTCGGTTCGGAACGGATGACGGGGATCTCGACTCGGACGAAGACCGGGAG CGTATGATAAACCTCACAGAGTTGACCCCCTACATCCTGTGTTCCATCTGCAAAGGTTATTTTATCGACGCTACGACTATTACAGAATGTCTGCACACCT ttTGTAAAAGCTGCATTGTGAGACACTTCTACTATAGCAACAGATGTCCAAAGTGCAATATTGTTGTACATCAGACACAGCCCCTCTATAATATcag ACTGGACCGACAACTGCAAGATATAGTCTATAAACTAGTTGTCAATCTGGAGGAAC gagagaaaaaacaaatgcatgACTTCTATAAAGAAAGAGGATTAGAAGTGCCCAAGCCAG CTGTCCCACAGCCAGTTCCACCAAGCAGAGGAAGACCTCGAAAAGTTCTGGGCTCAGTGTTCCGGATCCCACCAGAACTTGACATTTCCATACTTCTGGAGTTTATTGG agcTAATGAAGGCACAGGGAATTTTAAG CCTTTGGAAAAGAAGTTTGTGCGTGTTTCTGGGGAGGCAACAATTGGACATGTGGAGAAATTcctcagaagaaaaatggatCTAGACCCTGCTTGTCAG GTGGATATAATATGTGGTGATCACCTGCTGGAGCACTACCAGACACTGAGGGAAATTCGTCAAGTCATAGGAGAGAGTGCAGTACAG